Proteins encoded by one window of Anopheles maculipalpis chromosome 2RL, idAnoMacuDA_375_x, whole genome shotgun sequence:
- the LOC126558472 gene encoding peroxisomal membrane protein PEX16 gives MSSVLTELQSLFERYVKWVSSNPSQLADVELTAKWLSYFLAGKINNSSAVSELVYSLSNLLVFFNDRIIEKASRRATDATTEPLERRVKVLLTTLEYCEVFIELSAQQIWGTRGRWLFIAIIQTIKCIGRLFLTLYCRNTKIVRNPPIPSLNRKTLEELPHSPDNASFRDNLASESSGIVLKRSGRVLRKVNCSPSLTSRTWKPPTIGGSQPNQPTEYGGKLLVSAEALYIAKPLIHLACMRKFGTKSWTSYLLALALDSASLRLYYKNREVLSKEQRVELSRRCVSMLLYLMRSPFYDRYTHDKIANVLNGIGNNVPLTGTIARLILSYIPHWQETYFYMWST, from the exons ATGTCGTCCGTTCTAACCGAATTACAATCGCTGTTCGAACGGTACGTGAAATGGGTGTCGAGCAATCCGTCCCAACTGGCCGACGTTGAACTGACGGCCAAGTGGCTTTCGTACTTTCTGGCTG gaaaaatcaacaattcCTCCGCCGTGTCTGAGCTGGTCTATTCGCTATCGAActtgttggtgtttttcaaCGATCGGATAATAGAAAAAGCTAGCAGAAGGGCAACTGATGCCACGACGGAACCCTTGGAACGACGAGTAAAGGTACTGCTAACAACACTGGAGTACTGTGAAGTGTTTATCGAACTTTCTGCACAACAAATTTGGGGTACCAGAGGTCGATGGCTGTTTATTGCAATTATACAAACCATAAA ATGTATAGGTCGCCTTTTCCTAACGTTGTACTGTCGAAATACCAAAATTGTACGCAACCCACCGATACCGTCGTTGAACCGCAAAACGTTAGAGGAGCTACCACATTCACCCGACAATGCTTCCTTCCGTGATAATCTTGCCAGCGAAAGTTCCGGTATCGTACTGAAACGTTCTGGGCGCGTATTGCGAAAGGTCAACTGTTCACCGTCGCTAACATCGAGAACCTGGAAACCGCCTACGATCGGTGGAAGCCAACCAAACCAACCGACGGAATACGGTGGAAAGTTGCTCGTGTCAGCGGAGGCGCTCTATATTGCCAAACCACTTATCCATCTGGCTTGCATGAGGAAGTTTGGAACGAAAAGTTGGACAAGCTACCTGCTAGCTCTAGCACTGGACAGTGCAAGCCTTCGCCTGTACTATAAGAATCGTGAAGTATTGTCCAAGGAGCAGCGTGTCGAACTGTCGCGAAGGTGCGTATCGATGTTGCTGTACCTGATGCGATCACCGTTCTACGATCGATACACACACGACAAGATAGCGAACGTGCTGAATGGCATCGGCAACAATGTGCCACTGACGGGTACGATTGCACGGCTTATCCTTTCCTACATTCCACACTGGCAGGAAACCTATTTTTATATGTGGTCGACTTAA